The following are encoded together in the Lathyrus oleraceus cultivar Zhongwan6 chromosome 3, CAAS_Psat_ZW6_1.0, whole genome shotgun sequence genome:
- the LOC127131463 gene encoding uncharacterized protein LOC127131463 yields MRQFGTLIFFLTLQFYESLVCCQVVRDIINSGRRSVFSYKFVEPRLKILKDLGTCLDLDHKEDFKKAYGNLLGILNTEGREIRIRFLSLVPRNYQSLTCNRSFASGEEGNELNLKPKGGTHGFTLEFLVEKTIAFADVGSWIAFNIDFYFLIYRIVLFPNMEGFVDLASIHILLSKNSIPTFLVDTYYSIHVKTHKKKGIIMCSVPLVCRWFILHLPSKGPFIENKDNLKWFQRTMSLTTNDIIWYSRAFDDGKVILNYGSFPNVPFIGTKGGINYNLRITLRQLGYPSLCKPNSEYVEEFVLYEGVNNLELLKEIIRAWREVCSQGRSESRKKNCFAKEAYTQWVKDMVEEIWLSFPLDPFMNIPQHVLAVVPISKVGKLKETIKIFEKENSYLRYNLGRLTREKEDLDLNLNQKRIMTSQAVEEEPRGAVQKEESR; encoded by the exons atgagacaatttggtaccctaatatTTTTCTTAACTTTGCAG TTCTATGAGAGCCTAGTTTGTTGTCAAGTAGTTAGAGACATAATCAATTCTGGTAGAAGAAGTGTGTTTAGTTACAAGTTTGTGGAACCTCGGTTGAAGATTTTAAAGGATTTAGGAACTTGTTTGGATCTGGATCACAAAGAAGATTTCAAGAAGGCCTATGGGAATCTCCTAGGTATTCTCAACACTGAG GGGAGAGAAATAAGGATCAGGTTCCTTTCGTTAGTACCAAGGAACTACCAAAGTCTCACTTGTAATCGAAGCTTTGCATCTGGAGAAGAAGGGAATGAACTTAACCTTAAGCCTAAGGGTGGAACTCATGGTTTTACTCTGGAGTTTTTGGTTGAGAAGACCATTGCCTTTGCTGATGTTGGGAGTTGGATAGCTTTCAACATTGATTTCTATTTTCTCATCTATAGGATCGTGTTGTTTCCTAATATGGAAGGATTTGTGGACCTTGCATCTATTCACATCTTGTTGTCCAAGAATTCAATTCCTACATTCCTTGTTGACACTTACTACTCTATCCATGTAAAGACTCATAAGAAGAAGGGTATTATCATGTGTTCTGTTCCTTTGGTGTGTAGGTGGTTTATTTTGCACCTACCCAGCAAGGGTCCTTTCATCGAGAACAAGGACAATCTCAAGTGGTTTCAAAGGACCATGTCTCTCACCACTAATGATATTATATGGTACTCTAGAGCTTTTGATGATGGAAAGGTTATCCTAAATTATGGAAGTTTCCCCAATGTACCCTTCATAGGTACGAAGGGTGGAATCAACTACAATTTGAGGATAACTTTACGTCAGTTGGGTTATCCGTCGTTATGCAAGCCAAATTCCGAGTATGTGGAGGAGTTTGTTTTGTATGAAGGGGTTAACAATCTAGAGTTACTGAAGGAGATCATCAGAGCTTGGAGGGAAGTTTGTTCTCAAGGAAGATCTGAGTCAAGAAAGAAGAATTGTTTTGCTAAGGAAGCTTATACACAATGGGTTAAGGACATGGTTGAAGAAATTTGGTTGTCGTTTCCGTTGGATCCATTTATGAACATCCCACAACATGTGCTTGCAGTTGTTCCTATCTCTAAGGTGGGTAAACTCAAGGAGACTATCAAGATTTTTGAGAAAGAGAATTCTTATCTCCGATATAATCTTGGTAGGCTTACAAGGGAGAAAGAAGACTTGGATCTTAACCTCAACCAAAAGAGGATCATGACATCCCAAGCGGTGGAGGAAGAGCCAAGAGGAGCAGTTCAAAAGGAGGAAAGTAGGTGA
- the LOC127131464 gene encoding uncharacterized protein LOC127131464: MAHMMHDISVDQFDDVVANISIRRYLVFNEAELTIEGNNHNKALHIFVTHADTLTSRVLVDIGSSLNVLSKSTLILLHYEGLEIRASALIVRAFDGSQREVIGEVDLIICMGDCHFTITFQVMDIHPAYSCRLGRPWIHAVGVVTSTMHQKLKYVETEEGIIEVPFQGLYFEEVSSTSVGQGQSTTLVLSSAKSAKQTLENGPLPRWGQIMKVSKKRDRFGLEYRPTSHHLAARGDMPRLETNIIEHCLPYKPECPPVKQKLHRTRPDMAPKIKEEVKNQFDAGFLDIIEYSQWVSNIVSVPNKDGKV; this comes from the exons ATGGCCCATATGATGCATGATATTTCGGTAGATCAGTTTGATGATGTGGTAGCCAACATTTCTATAAGAAGGTACTTGGTTTTCAACGAGGCCGAGTTGACAATTGAAGGTAATAATCACAACAAAGCTCTACACATTTTTGTGACTCATGCAGACACTTTAACTTCGAGGGTCCTAGTTGACATTGGCTCTTCACTTAATGTTTTGTCTAAAAGCACATTAATTCTACTGCATTATGAGGGACTAGAGATAAGAGCGAGTGCCTTGattgtccgtgcttttgatggatctcAGAGAGAGGTTATTGGGGAAGTTGATTTGATAATATGTATGGGTGACTGCCACTTTACTATcactttccaagtcatggatatccaccctGCCTACAGTTGTCGACTGGGGAGACCATGGATCCATGCAGTCGGCGTCGTCACTTCTACTATGCACCAAAAACTGAA ATATGTTGAGACTGAGGAGGGAATAATTGAGGTTCCATTCCAAGGTTTATATTTTGAAGAAGTTAGCTCCACATCTGTCGGTCAGGGTCAGTCAACAACCTTAGTGTTGTCATCAGCTAAGAGTGCCAAGCAGACTTTGGAGAATGGTCCTCTTCCTAGATGGGGCCAGATTATGAAAGTCTCTAAGAAGCGTGATCGCTTTGGCCTCGAATATCGTCCTACTTCCCATCACCTAGCTGCAAGGGGAG ATATGCCTAGGTTGGAAACCAACATTATTGAACATTGCCTACCATATAAGCCTGAATGCCCTCCAGTAAAGCAAAAACTTCACAGAACCCGACCTGACATGGCACcgaagatcaaagaagaggttaAGAATCAGTTTGATGCTGGTTTCCTGGATATCATAGAATATTCTCAGTGGGTTTCCAATATTGTTTCGGTTCCGAATAAGGATGGGAAAGTTTGA